One genomic region from Melioribacteraceae bacterium encodes:
- a CDS encoding MFS transporter yields MNPYRGLKEIPHNIWILAFATLINRSGTMVLPFLAIYMAKDFGVSAGSAGLVLAFYGFGALLTAPIVGKLSDKLGALRVMKLSLVFTGLMLFAYPFITDYYLILGYTVIWSVVSEAFRPANLSLISTESEPAKRKISFALNRLAINLGMSIGPVVGGILTTIDFKLLFYVDGVTSIVAGIFLMIARFDTHESYTETNPAKTEEGISSHGDVSVNGSGILKDKVFLLFLFSLIPVNIVFFQHIGGLPLYIVRDLEYSGAIFGILSAINTVIIIFIEVPLNNAMAAWDDRRALALGALLCGIGFGLMVISENIFFISFTIVIWTFGEMIFFPASTSYTSALSPPNKRGEYMGYFQMTFSLALMIGPWLGTEVLDLLGADVLWLGSFLFSSITALMFLFFKDKSVVTNNIESK; encoded by the coding sequence ATGAATCCGTACCGCGGACTTAAAGAGATTCCGCATAACATCTGGATACTGGCGTTCGCCACTCTGATAAACCGCTCCGGAACAATGGTTCTTCCGTTCCTTGCGATTTATATGGCTAAGGATTTCGGTGTGAGTGCAGGCAGCGCAGGGCTGGTTCTTGCGTTCTACGGATTTGGCGCACTCTTAACTGCGCCGATAGTCGGAAAGTTATCCGATAAACTCGGTGCTCTGCGGGTAATGAAATTATCTCTTGTCTTCACCGGTCTGATGCTCTTTGCGTATCCTTTCATAACGGATTACTATCTAATACTCGGCTATACGGTAATCTGGTCTGTTGTCAGCGAAGCATTCCGTCCGGCGAATCTTTCGTTAATATCAACCGAATCAGAACCGGCCAAAAGGAAAATTTCGTTTGCATTAAACCGGCTTGCTATAAATCTCGGTATGAGTATTGGCCCGGTTGTCGGCGGAATTCTGACCACAATCGATTTTAAATTACTTTTCTATGTAGACGGAGTTACGTCGATTGTCGCCGGTATTTTCCTTATGATCGCACGGTTTGATACGCACGAATCATACACTGAAACCAATCCTGCAAAAACAGAAGAGGGGATTTCAAGTCATGGTGATGTATCTGTAAATGGATCGGGTATTTTGAAGGATAAAGTTTTTCTTCTTTTTCTGTTTTCACTCATTCCGGTTAATATCGTTTTCTTTCAGCATATCGGCGGACTTCCACTATATATAGTGCGCGATCTGGAGTATTCTGGCGCCATTTTTGGAATCCTGTCTGCAATAAATACGGTGATAATTATTTTTATTGAAGTACCCCTTAATAACGCTATGGCCGCGTGGGATGACAGACGGGCTCTCGCTCTCGGCGCTCTTTTATGCGGAATAGGTTTTGGACTGATGGTCATTTCGGAAAACATCTTTTTCATTTCATTCACTATAGTTATATGGACTTTCGGCGAGATGATTTTTTTCCCCGCGAGCACTTCTTACACGTCAGCTCTATCACCCCCGAATAAAAGAGGGGAGTATATGGGATATTTCCAGATGACTTTCAGTCTTGCGCTTATGATCGGTCCATGGCTCGGAACAGAAGTGCTGGATCTGCTTGGTGCAGACGTATTATGGCTCGGTTCATTTCTGTTCAGTTCAA